Proteins encoded by one window of Candidatus Odinarchaeum yellowstonii:
- a CDS encoding ATP cone domain-containing protein, whose amino-acid sequence MKEVIKMDGRREEFSREKIVVSCLKTGSPLQKAREIADKVEASLKFPAKTSTIRDMVLKELAAANKEWANNWYIYDKAVKKRIVTY is encoded by the coding sequence TTGAAAGAAGTTATTAAAATGGATGGGAGAAGAGAAGAATTCAGCAGAGAGAAAATCGTAGTCTCATGTTTAAAAACAGGCTCACCCCTCCAGAAAGCCAGAGAAATAGCGGATAAAGTTGAAGCCAGCTTAAAATTCCCGGCTAAAACCAGCACCATCCGAGACATGGTTCTAAAAGAGCTAGCCGCAGCGAATAAAGAATGGGCGAACAACTGGTACATCTACGATAAAGCTGTTAAAAAGAGAATAGTAACATATTAA